In Nocardia sputorum, a single genomic region encodes these proteins:
- a CDS encoding SDR family NAD(P)-dependent oxidoreductase yields the protein MPRTRRPLSGRPVMITGAASGIGRSLARLLSGTGSPVAIADTDAVGLKETAAALTGPVLPRVLDVRDAADQLAFADEVRDWLTAPLAAVFNNAGVAMSSSVLDAVADDDEWLRRINFDGVVNGTRAFLPILVEQDHGVIVNTSSVFGLLGMPNQSAYCAAKFAVRGFTDALRQELRGTGVSAVNVHPGGIKTNIARNARVRKDPEGRGRTHEQMAAEFETLALTTPEKAAEIICRGVEHGKSRILVGPDAYLFDALARVTPTHYYGVVALLERRLRARDAKGARA from the coding sequence ATGCCCCGCACCCGTAGGCCGCTGTCGGGCCGCCCGGTCATGATCACCGGCGCGGCCTCCGGCATCGGCCGCAGCCTGGCCCGATTGCTGTCGGGCACCGGCTCTCCCGTCGCGATTGCCGATACCGATGCGGTGGGGCTGAAGGAGACCGCGGCCGCATTGACCGGCCCCGTACTCCCCCGCGTCCTGGACGTGCGCGACGCCGCCGACCAGCTCGCTTTCGCCGACGAGGTCCGCGACTGGCTGACCGCGCCACTGGCGGCGGTGTTCAACAACGCCGGTGTCGCGATGTCCTCCTCGGTGCTCGACGCCGTCGCCGACGACGACGAATGGCTGCGGCGGATCAACTTCGACGGCGTCGTCAACGGCACGCGCGCCTTCCTGCCCATCCTGGTCGAGCAGGATCACGGCGTGATCGTCAACACCTCGAGCGTATTCGGGCTGCTGGGCATGCCCAATCAAAGCGCTTACTGCGCGGCCAAATTCGCGGTGCGCGGATTCACCGACGCCCTGCGCCAGGAACTGCGCGGCACCGGTGTCTCCGCGGTGAACGTCCACCCCGGCGGCATCAAAACCAACATCGCGCGCAACGCCCGCGTCCGCAAGGACCCCGAGGGCCGGGGCCGGACGCACGAGCAGATGGCCGCGGAATTCGAGACACTGGCGCTGACCACGCCGGAGAAGGCGGCCGAAATCATCTGCCGCGGAGTCGAACACGGCAAGTCCCGGATCCTGGTCGGTCCCGACGCCTACCTGTTCGATGCCTTGGCGCGGGTGACGCCCACCCACTACTACGGTGTGGTCGCGCTGCTGGAGCGCCGCCTGCGGGCCCGCGACGCGAAAGGGGCGCGGGCATGA
- a CDS encoding ABC transporter substrate-binding protein, with amino-acid sequence MGTRRAVLQAGTLLPLVAACAPDLLLGSSDAVRVGVSWSGQELAAFHAVLDGLDLGFAIEVIPLGDNTDTAFTAGGPSAPDVVLLPQAGRVRELAGDHKLRPVADRVWTDELGSRYAQPWQALLRSEGRLYGVPFKAADKSLLWFDRQQFDSYGLGAPAAWTLADWVDRMEVLAQTPIRLLALPAADGWALTDFFENVLLAESPRIYDDLASKDSREWDNPAVRAAFGHLGVLWGQRHAFPGGVGVALTRQFSDAVREVFQHRRAAAVVAPDFAEPIVRSAVRASGRTVEDAVGVVPFPAVTSASGRPKIVGGDVMVVTRQATPRADELVERLAGARAPLPWIERYGGFLAPNLRTEADYSPLLAPSARELAARSTFDLSDRIGPVGGREGLWRVLTEFLIAIGDGAQRRVAESTDRAIAALDDVERRRR; translated from the coding sequence ATGGGGACGCGCAGGGCGGTGCTGCAAGCGGGAACGCTGCTCCCGCTGGTCGCCGCGTGCGCGCCGGACCTGCTGCTGGGCAGCTCGGACGCGGTGCGCGTCGGGGTGTCTTGGAGCGGGCAGGAACTGGCGGCCTTCCACGCCGTCCTCGACGGCCTGGACCTCGGCTTCGCGATCGAGGTGATCCCGCTCGGCGACAACACCGACACCGCGTTCACCGCGGGCGGACCGTCCGCGCCGGACGTGGTGCTGCTTCCGCAGGCGGGCCGGGTGCGTGAACTCGCCGGAGACCACAAACTGCGGCCCGTCGCCGACAGGGTGTGGACCGACGAACTCGGCAGCCGCTACGCCCAGCCCTGGCAAGCGTTGCTGCGCTCGGAGGGGCGCCTGTACGGGGTGCCGTTCAAAGCCGCCGACAAGTCGCTGCTGTGGTTCGACCGGCAGCAATTCGACAGCTACGGCCTCGGTGCGCCGGCGGCCTGGACTCTCGCCGACTGGGTCGACCGGATGGAGGTGCTCGCCCAGACGCCGATCCGCCTGCTCGCGCTGCCCGCCGCCGACGGATGGGCGCTGACCGACTTCTTCGAAAACGTTCTGCTCGCCGAATCCCCGCGCATCTACGACGATCTGGCGTCCAAAGACAGCCGGGAGTGGGACAACCCGGCCGTGCGCGCCGCGTTCGGGCATCTGGGCGTGCTGTGGGGGCAGCGGCACGCGTTTCCGGGCGGCGTCGGCGTCGCGTTGACCAGGCAGTTCTCCGACGCCGTCCGGGAGGTGTTCCAGCACCGCCGGGCCGCGGCGGTCGTCGCCCCCGACTTCGCGGAACCGATCGTGCGCAGCGCGGTCCGCGCCTCCGGGCGCACCGTGGAGGACGCCGTGGGCGTGGTGCCCTTCCCCGCGGTGACCAGCGCGTCGGGGCGGCCGAAGATCGTCGGAGGCGACGTCATGGTGGTGACCCGGCAAGCCACTCCCCGCGCGGACGAACTGGTCGAGAGACTGGCCGGCGCACGCGCTCCGCTGCCGTGGATCGAGCGCTACGGCGGCTTCCTGGCGCCGAACCTGCGCACCGAGGCGGACTACTCGCCGTTGCTCGCGCCCTCGGCGCGGGAGCTCGCCGCGCGCAGCACCTTCGACCTGTCCGACCGGATCGGTCCGGTCGGCGGCCGGGAAGGGCTGTGGCGGGTGCTGACGGAGTTCCTCATCGCGATCGGCGACGGCGCCCAGCGGCGGGTGGCCGAGTCCACCGACCGGGCGATCGCCGCGCTGGACGACGTCGAGCGGCGGCGCCGATGA
- a CDS encoding 4Fe-4S dicluster domain-containing protein — protein MIEILRAGDCIACDKCVDVCPTNVFDRTDSGIPVIARQSDCQTCFMCEAYCPTDALYVDPEATPLADHETVRDENIGRYRRELGWGRGRKPGSLVAVGPRLPHGAPPPRLSEL, from the coding sequence ATGATCGAGATCCTGCGCGCGGGGGACTGCATCGCCTGCGACAAATGCGTGGACGTGTGCCCCACGAACGTCTTCGACCGCACCGACAGCGGAATCCCGGTCATCGCACGGCAATCCGATTGCCAGACCTGCTTCATGTGCGAGGCGTACTGCCCTACGGACGCGCTGTACGTCGATCCGGAGGCGACTCCGCTGGCCGATCACGAGACGGTCCGCGACGAGAACATCGGCCGCTACCGCAGGGAACTCGGCTGGGGCCGTGGGCGCAAGCCCGGCAGCCTGGTCGCGGTCGGGCCACGCCTTCCGCACGGCGCTCCGCCGCCGCGGCTGTCCGAACTCTGA
- a CDS encoding TetR/AcrR family transcriptional regulator: protein MTRAAPVTRTSADNDSDSGFRRRLLDAMAMAVCERGYQDTTVADVVRHARTSRRTFYEHFTSKQDCFIALLSEHHKQMIQRIDAAVDPHQPWRSQVRQAIEAWIRVAREEPSLTLSWIRVVPALGDDTRQLQREVGEAFVTLIQKLADTPEFAAAGLRPPSRQVATILFGGFRELIATTVEDGDDIAGIVDVAVESAIALVGPHR, encoded by the coding sequence GTGACCCGCGCCGCGCCCGTAACCCGCACCTCCGCCGACAACGACTCGGATTCGGGGTTCCGCCGCCGCCTGCTCGACGCCATGGCCATGGCGGTGTGCGAACGCGGCTACCAGGACACGACCGTCGCCGACGTGGTCCGCCACGCCCGCACCTCGCGCCGCACCTTCTACGAGCACTTCACCAGCAAACAGGACTGCTTCATCGCCCTGCTGAGCGAGCACCACAAGCAGATGATCCAGCGGATCGATGCCGCGGTCGACCCGCACCAGCCCTGGCGTAGCCAGGTGCGTCAGGCCATCGAAGCGTGGATCCGCGTCGCGCGCGAAGAGCCGTCCTTGACGCTCAGCTGGATCCGCGTCGTCCCCGCCCTCGGCGACGACACCCGCCAGTTGCAGCGCGAGGTCGGCGAGGCGTTCGTGACGCTGATCCAGAAACTCGCCGACACACCGGAATTCGCCGCCGCGGGACTGCGGCCGCCGTCGCGGCAGGTGGCGACGATCCTGTTCGGCGGTTTCCGGGAACTCATCGCCACCACCGTGGAGGACGGCGACGACATCGCGGGCATCGTCGACGTGGCGGTCGAATCCGCGATCGCGCTGGTCGGACCGCACCGCTAG
- a CDS encoding tetratricopeptide repeat protein produces the protein MSTSTEPTEPVGQTATPRSSIWIGFLGTASLVAYTVLFELVRTLVVNSFGENAVVQFFNGPLRWLSVLFIVAAAAYALSRFARGYRTRVRTAREMDLIAGLVEPGPALADRRPRAAAPAPELDAVLDGHLIAAVLRDLPVHDYETIALLAVLNAIRDTPGRLPLAREPSARTAAKLLEGLCRREIITEHGAQRFRVRRVPELPDRSTVTAGPQWAAALTALLHHYADRAGRWAIALESRRFAVGARRWFETEEPYLRALVAACANPGREFPPAAVAHLVRLGNALDVWYARIGLGENESGVADDLCSLPGIDELNRDLVLLRAGRLDERPRGYRPRRLSTSLAARWEHQTALRRLGAAPVDLDEVADQLETAWWLLPRDDVAGEVCALINLAVVHIRQGRLDAAQDRLELAESLTRTGLDPDGRAQTHETMGALWWARGEPRRALRCWQLALSAYRVLDDDPGIGRCLQHLGSAVVADPDHATLLLPADPPLTRAEAIRQASGWLAEARRRHPLVRHAGYYAAQARSDLRADRGLLGLFPARRRGPLARIDQWPASVDDHAHRPR, from the coding sequence GTGAGTACCTCGACCGAACCCACCGAGCCGGTCGGGCAGACCGCGACGCCGCGATCCTCGATCTGGATCGGGTTTCTCGGCACCGCGTCGCTGGTCGCCTACACGGTGCTGTTCGAGCTGGTGCGCACCCTGGTGGTGAACTCGTTCGGCGAGAACGCCGTCGTCCAGTTCTTCAACGGGCCGCTGCGCTGGCTGTCGGTGCTGTTCATCGTCGCCGCCGCGGCCTACGCGCTGTCCCGGTTCGCCCGCGGGTATCGCACCAGAGTGCGGACCGCCCGGGAAATGGACCTGATCGCCGGTCTGGTCGAACCGGGCCCCGCGCTCGCCGACCGCAGACCGCGCGCCGCCGCACCGGCCCCAGAACTGGACGCGGTGCTCGACGGGCACCTCATCGCCGCGGTGCTGCGGGACCTGCCGGTGCACGACTACGAAACCATCGCGCTGCTGGCCGTGCTCAACGCCATTCGTGACACGCCGGGACGGCTGCCGCTGGCGCGCGAACCCTCCGCGCGCACTGCGGCGAAACTGCTGGAGGGTCTGTGCCGCCGGGAGATCATCACCGAGCATGGCGCGCAGCGATTCCGCGTGCGGCGCGTGCCCGAACTGCCGGATCGATCCACGGTGACCGCAGGACCGCAGTGGGCCGCGGCGCTCACCGCGCTGCTGCACCACTACGCCGACCGCGCGGGACGCTGGGCGATCGCGCTGGAATCACGGCGCTTCGCCGTGGGCGCTCGCCGCTGGTTCGAGACCGAGGAACCCTATCTGCGCGCCCTGGTGGCCGCCTGCGCGAATCCCGGCCGGGAGTTCCCCCCGGCGGCGGTCGCGCACCTGGTTCGCCTCGGCAATGCCCTGGACGTGTGGTACGCGCGAATCGGATTGGGGGAGAACGAGAGCGGGGTGGCCGACGATCTGTGCTCACTCCCGGGAATCGACGAGCTGAATCGCGACCTGGTGTTGCTGCGGGCGGGACGGCTGGACGAGCGGCCGCGCGGCTACCGGCCGCGGCGGCTGTCGACGAGCTTGGCCGCCCGCTGGGAACATCAGACGGCGCTGCGGCGGCTGGGCGCCGCCCCGGTGGATCTGGACGAGGTCGCCGATCAATTGGAGACCGCGTGGTGGCTGCTGCCGCGTGACGACGTCGCCGGGGAAGTGTGCGCTCTGATCAACCTCGCCGTCGTGCACATCCGGCAGGGCCGCCTCGACGCCGCGCAGGACCGTCTCGAACTGGCCGAATCCCTCACCCGCACCGGTCTCGATCCCGACGGGCGAGCGCAGACCCACGAGACCATGGGCGCGCTGTGGTGGGCCCGCGGCGAACCCCGCCGAGCCCTACGCTGCTGGCAGCTCGCGCTGAGCGCCTACCGCGTCCTGGACGACGACCCCGGCATCGGCCGCTGCCTGCAACATCTCGGCTCCGCGGTCGTCGCCGACCCCGACCACGCGACCCTGCTGCTGCCCGCCGACCCACCCCTCACCCGCGCCGAAGCCATCCGCCAAGCCAGCGGATGGCTGGCCGAAGCCCGCCGCAGACACCCGCTCGTTCGCCACGCCGGATACTATGCGGCACAAGCACGTTCGGACCTGCGCGCCGATCGCGGCCTGCTCGGCCTCTTCCCGGCTCGCCGCCGCGGCCCGCTCGCGCGCATCGATCAATGGCCCGCGTCCGTCGACGACCACGCCCACCGGCCACGCTGA
- a CDS encoding ABC transporter substrate-binding protein codes for MRIIRLIVPAVVSALLLVLTGCGADDAGSATRAEIKTLRIGTIGTGNVLTGPVGFAHQRGALLPALKPLGVDSIEVYSFPNGPDLNQALVGGRLDVATYGDTPALVARGSGLKTRLLAIAAVNYNAGVVAKDPSIRTLKDLAGKKIGVQSGSYIDRYLQGALKAEGIQAQLVHLLATDAEAPLNGGDVAAVALPDVNPSSFFHAFLAKGFHQVDSIQDNHPDLAGTSSSVSSQDFLDSHPRFGAAWQSVIGEANRYAKQHWDDYVNYEVTQSKSPEAVVRATARQSYIPDEIFAPSGIQLLTGTKQFLVEQKKIREDFGLEEWFYRPERTEQG; via the coding sequence ATGCGCATCATCCGGCTGATCGTGCCCGCTGTCGTTTCGGCTCTGCTGCTGGTACTCACCGGCTGCGGGGCCGACGACGCGGGCTCGGCGACCCGCGCCGAGATCAAGACCCTCCGCATCGGCACCATCGGCACCGGCAACGTGCTCACCGGGCCGGTGGGCTTCGCCCATCAGCGCGGCGCCCTGCTGCCCGCGCTGAAGCCGTTGGGTGTGGACAGCATCGAGGTCTACAGCTTCCCCAACGGGCCCGACCTGAACCAGGCGCTGGTCGGGGGCCGCCTCGATGTCGCCACCTACGGTGACACGCCCGCGCTGGTCGCGCGCGGCAGCGGGTTGAAGACGCGGCTGCTGGCCATCGCGGCGGTGAACTACAACGCTGGTGTGGTGGCCAAGGATCCGTCGATCCGGACGCTGAAGGATCTGGCGGGCAAGAAGATCGGGGTGCAATCCGGTTCCTATATCGACCGCTACCTGCAGGGTGCGCTGAAGGCCGAGGGGATCCAGGCGCAGCTGGTGCACCTGCTGGCCACCGACGCGGAGGCGCCGCTCAACGGCGGTGATGTCGCGGCGGTCGCGTTGCCGGATGTGAACCCGTCGTCGTTCTTCCACGCGTTCCTGGCCAAGGGTTTCCACCAGGTCGACTCGATTCAGGACAACCATCCCGATCTCGCGGGTACCAGCTCCTCGGTCAGCAGTCAGGACTTCCTCGACAGCCATCCGCGGTTCGGCGCCGCGTGGCAGTCGGTGATCGGTGAGGCCAACCGGTATGCGAAGCAGCATTGGGACGACTACGTGAACTACGAAGTTACCCAGTCGAAGTCACCGGAGGCGGTGGTGCGGGCCACCGCGCGTCAGAGCTACATTCCCGACGAGATCTTCGCGCCGTCGGGCATCCAGTTGCTGACGGGGACCAAGCAGTTCCTCGTGGAGCAGAAGAAGATCCGGGAGGATTTCGGTCTGGAGGAGTGGTTCTACCGGCCGGAGCGGACCGAGCAGGGCTGA
- a CDS encoding cytochrome P450, with product MPAVRLPDGPSTPPIVQNLRILTGRTRTWRRMHDRYGSAFRVQMPRFGDCVVLADPAEIKALFTTSTDLVDNIDVNLGQFLGPGSLFALTGVEHRKQRKLLTPPFHGRRLAVYESLVEEEAVREMADWPSGREFATMDSMMRITLNVILRAVFGAEGAEFEELRRLLPKLVLIASALAAIPVPRRALGRFGPWARFAAYRRRYDEIVGELIDRANREGLDERDDVLAMMLQARYDDGTAMSRGEIADELLTLLTAGHETTATTLSWTIERLRRHPDVLRRLVAEADAGGSQLREATLLEVQRVRPVIDITLRQVRAETLQLGRWTLPEGQKIVVNIRLMHDNEDLFPNARAFDPDRFVGVRPGTFSWIPFGGGSRRCIGAAFATMEMNVVLRTLLRDFTLEPTDARDERTHFRGVALVPAGKGRAVVHRRTPRPGERTLDRAVEATA from the coding sequence ATGCCCGCTGTGCGACTTCCCGACGGGCCATCCACCCCGCCGATCGTGCAGAACTTGCGGATACTGACCGGGCGCACCCGGACCTGGCGGCGCATGCACGACCGTTACGGATCGGCCTTCCGCGTCCAGATGCCCCGATTCGGAGACTGCGTCGTGCTCGCCGACCCGGCCGAGATCAAAGCCCTGTTCACCACGAGCACCGACCTCGTCGACAACATCGACGTCAACCTCGGTCAGTTCCTCGGACCGGGGTCGCTGTTCGCGCTGACCGGCGTCGAACACCGCAAGCAGCGCAAACTGCTCACCCCGCCGTTCCACGGCCGCAGGCTGGCCGTGTACGAATCGCTCGTCGAAGAGGAGGCGGTCCGCGAGATGGCCGACTGGCCGTCGGGCCGCGAGTTCGCGACGATGGACTCGATGATGCGGATCACGCTGAACGTGATCCTGCGCGCGGTCTTCGGCGCCGAGGGCGCGGAATTCGAGGAATTGCGCCGGCTGCTGCCCAAACTCGTCCTGATCGCCTCAGCCCTCGCCGCGATCCCGGTTCCCCGGCGAGCGCTGGGCAGATTCGGTCCCTGGGCCCGCTTCGCGGCCTACCGCCGCCGCTACGACGAAATCGTCGGCGAACTCATCGACCGCGCCAACCGCGAAGGGTTGGACGAGCGCGACGACGTGCTGGCGATGATGCTGCAGGCGCGCTACGACGACGGCACGGCCATGTCGCGCGGCGAGATCGCCGACGAACTGCTGACCCTGCTCACCGCCGGGCACGAGACGACGGCGACGACGTTGTCGTGGACGATCGAGCGGCTGCGCAGGCACCCGGACGTCCTGCGGCGCTTGGTGGCCGAAGCCGACGCCGGGGGCTCGCAACTGCGTGAGGCGACGCTGCTGGAAGTGCAACGCGTCCGGCCGGTCATCGACATCACGCTGCGCCAGGTCCGGGCCGAGACGCTGCAATTGGGCCGATGGACCTTGCCCGAGGGCCAGAAGATCGTGGTCAACATCCGGTTGATGCACGACAACGAGGACCTCTTCCCGAACGCCCGTGCCTTCGACCCCGACCGGTTCGTCGGCGTCCGTCCGGGCACGTTCAGCTGGATCCCGTTCGGCGGCGGCAGCCGCCGCTGCATCGGCGCCGCGTTCGCCACGATGGAGATGAACGTCGTGCTGCGCACGCTGCTGCGGGACTTCACGCTGGAACCCACCGACGCCCGCGACGAGCGCACCCACTTCCGTGGCGTCGCACTCGTCCCGGCCGGGAAGGGCCGCGCCGTGGTGCACCGGCGCACGCCGCGTCCCGGCGAGCGAACACTCGACCGTGCCGTCGAGGCGACCGCATGA
- a CDS encoding 2-phosphosulfolactate phosphatase yields the protein MAGRRRGGFAARQGAALAVGRRAVSEQQPWSLSAAALRRAPVAERLVLPSPNGSAISAAVNGVPVVAACLRNASAVAGWIAGQGWGSARQPVAVIAAGEQWPGRAGLRPAVEDWLGAGAVAAALARLGAGPLSPEAHAAAVAHDGIADVAALIRDCASGRELIEGGFAQDVAVATELDRSEVVPVLTDGAFAAAGR from the coding sequence GTGGCGGGACGGCGGCGCGGCGGATTCGCCGCGCGGCAGGGCGCGGCGCTGGCGGTGGGGCGGCGAGCGGTGTCCGAGCAACAGCCGTGGTCGCTGTCTGCGGCGGCGTTGCGCCGTGCACCGGTCGCCGAGCGGCTGGTGCTGCCCTCACCCAACGGGTCGGCCATCTCCGCCGCCGTCAACGGCGTGCCGGTCGTCGCGGCGTGCCTGCGCAACGCGAGCGCGGTCGCCGGCTGGATCGCCGGGCAAGGATGGGGCAGCGCACGGCAGCCGGTCGCCGTGATCGCCGCCGGTGAGCAATGGCCCGGCCGCGCCGGCCTGCGGCCCGCGGTGGAGGATTGGCTCGGCGCGGGGGCGGTCGCCGCGGCGCTGGCGCGTCTCGGAGCCGGACCGCTGTCTCCGGAAGCCCATGCCGCCGCCGTGGCGCACGACGGGATCGCCGACGTCGCGGCGCTGATCCGGGACTGCGCCTCGGGCCGGGAACTGATCGAAGGCGGGTTCGCGCAGGATGTCGCGGTGGCCACCGAGCTCGACCGCAGCGAGGTGGTGCCGGTGCTGACCGACGGAGCGTTCGCCGCCGCCGGCCGGTGA
- the thrS gene encoding threonine--tRNA ligase, with the protein MPDHRTLGRALNLFDTDPLIGSGLPFWLPDGAAVRQALEDYIRTAERRAGYRHVYSPVLGKRELYEISGHWRHYRDDMFPPMDLGGEHVVLRPSLCPHHALLFRSRAHSYRELPLRIAELGGMYRSELSGVLGGLTRVRGIQLNDAHIFCTLDQVAAEVTGALAMIADAYAALDIRAARYRLSLPGPEGKYVAAPNLWERSIALLTAALDDCGLSYDAVAGEAAFYGPKIDVQVRDSAGRESTLSTVQVDFHQPEQFDLRYTGADGAAHRPVMVHRSIVGSVERAVAHLIECHGGRFPAWLAPTQVVVLPVTDAQQPAAAHLERRCHDLGLRVAVSPPDRGSLGARIRDHRLVPYQAIIGAEEAAADAVALRLRDGRRLASLPAAEALRRIDALLAVHSAELWEDA; encoded by the coding sequence ATGCCCGACCATCGCACCCTCGGCCGTGCGCTGAACCTGTTCGACACCGACCCGCTGATCGGCTCCGGCCTGCCGTTCTGGCTGCCGGACGGCGCGGCCGTGCGCCAGGCGTTGGAGGACTACATCCGCACCGCCGAACGCCGCGCGGGCTACCGCCACGTGTATTCGCCGGTGCTCGGCAAACGCGAGCTCTACGAAATCTCCGGGCACTGGCGGCATTACCGTGACGACATGTTCCCGCCGATGGACCTCGGCGGTGAGCACGTGGTGTTGCGCCCGAGCCTGTGCCCGCACCACGCGCTGCTGTTCCGGTCCCGCGCGCACAGCTATCGGGAGCTGCCGTTGCGGATCGCGGAGCTGGGTGGCATGTATCGCTCCGAATTGTCCGGCGTGCTGGGCGGATTGACCCGGGTACGCGGAATCCAGCTCAACGACGCGCATATCTTCTGCACCCTCGATCAAGTAGCCGCCGAGGTCACCGGTGCGCTGGCGATGATCGCCGACGCCTACGCCGCGCTGGACATCCGTGCCGCCCGCTACCGGTTGTCGCTGCCCGGGCCGGAGGGGAAATACGTTGCCGCGCCGAACTTGTGGGAGCGGTCGATCGCCCTGCTCACCGCCGCCCTGGACGATTGCGGCCTGAGCTACGACGCGGTGGCAGGCGAAGCGGCGTTCTACGGGCCCAAGATCGACGTGCAGGTCCGCGACAGCGCGGGACGGGAGTCCACCCTGTCCACCGTGCAGGTCGATTTCCATCAACCCGAGCAGTTCGACTTGCGCTACACCGGCGCCGATGGCGCTGCGCACCGGCCGGTCATGGTGCACCGCAGCATCGTCGGCAGCGTCGAGCGGGCCGTGGCCCACCTGATCGAATGCCACGGCGGCCGGTTCCCGGCCTGGCTGGCGCCGACCCAGGTGGTGGTGCTGCCGGTGACCGATGCCCAGCAGCCCGCGGCCGCGCACCTCGAGCGCCGCTGCCATGACCTCGGACTGCGCGTGGCGGTGTCGCCGCCGGATCGCGGCAGCCTCGGTGCACGCATCCGCGATCACCGACTCGTGCCGTATCAGGCGATCATCGGCGCCGAGGAGGCCGCCGCCGACGCGGTGGCGCTGCGTTTGCGCGACGGACGCCGCCTCGCCTCGTTGCCCGCCGCCGAAGCGCTCCGGCGCATCGACGCGCTGCTCGCCGTCCATAGCGCCGAACTGTGGGAGGACGCGTGA
- a CDS encoding flavin-containing monooxygenase, which yields MSEHLDVLIVGAGLSGIGAAHHLRAAFPHRTYAILEARDTLGGTWDLFRYPGVRSDSDMHTLGYRFRPWTQAEAIADGPAILRYIRQTAADAGIDRHIRYGHRVIEASWSSAESRWSVLAEHDGDTCELTCDFLLVCSGYYHYDEGYTPRFAGIGDFRGKVVHPQHWPEDLDYTGKRVVVIGSGATAVTLVPALTDNAAHVTMLQRSPTYILPVPARDALAGRLRALLGPRRAYTVVRWKNVLVSTVIYQLSRRRPRLIRKFIRDLTVKQLPPGYDVDTHFKPVYQPWDQRLCLVPDADLFRAIRGGRASVVTDRIERFTPTGLLLASGRELEADVVVTATGLRLLALGGIRLTVDGQQIALPHTMAYKGMMLSGVPNFAFTIGYTNASWTLKADLVSEFVCRLLRHMDAGGYRQTTPWPDSTVTPAPLLDFQAGYVLRDIDRFPKAGSRAPWRLGMSYAHDVLTLRYGRIDDGTIRFTRGGAPPDDHHTVASGHDNRPATGSGRA from the coding sequence ATGAGCGAACACCTCGACGTCCTGATCGTCGGCGCCGGCCTCTCCGGCATCGGCGCGGCCCACCACCTGCGGGCGGCCTTCCCGCACCGCACCTACGCGATCCTCGAGGCGCGCGACACCCTCGGCGGTACCTGGGACCTGTTCCGCTACCCCGGAGTGCGCTCGGACTCCGACATGCACACCCTCGGGTACCGATTCCGCCCGTGGACGCAAGCGGAAGCCATCGCCGACGGGCCCGCGATCCTGCGCTACATCCGCCAGACGGCCGCCGACGCCGGCATCGACCGGCACATCCGGTACGGGCATCGGGTGATCGAAGCGTCCTGGTCCAGCGCCGAGTCCCGCTGGAGCGTGCTGGCCGAACACGACGGCGACACGTGCGAACTCACCTGCGACTTCCTGCTGGTGTGCAGCGGCTACTACCACTACGACGAGGGCTACACGCCGCGGTTCGCCGGAATCGGCGACTTCCGCGGAAAGGTGGTGCATCCGCAGCACTGGCCAGAGGACCTCGACTACACGGGCAAACGGGTGGTCGTGATCGGCAGCGGCGCCACCGCGGTGACCCTGGTGCCCGCGCTGACCGACAACGCCGCGCACGTGACGATGCTGCAACGCTCCCCCACCTACATCCTGCCGGTGCCCGCGCGGGACGCGCTGGCCGGCCGGCTGCGCGCACTGCTGGGGCCGAGACGGGCCTACACCGTCGTCCGGTGGAAGAACGTGCTGGTCAGCACCGTGATCTACCAGCTGAGCCGGCGACGTCCACGACTGATACGAAAGTTCATCCGCGACCTGACCGTCAAGCAACTGCCGCCGGGCTACGACGTCGACACCCATTTCAAGCCCGTCTATCAGCCGTGGGATCAGCGGCTGTGCCTGGTGCCGGACGCAGACCTGTTCCGCGCGATCCGCGGCGGCCGCGCCTCGGTGGTCACCGATCGCATCGAACGGTTCACCCCGACCGGGCTGCTCCTGGCCTCCGGCCGCGAGCTCGAGGCCGATGTGGTGGTGACCGCCACCGGGCTGCGGCTGCTCGCGCTCGGCGGCATCCGGCTCACGGTGGACGGGCAGCAGATCGCGCTGCCGCACACCATGGCCTACAAGGGGATGATGCTCAGCGGAGTGCCGAACTTCGCCTTCACCATCGGCTACACCAACGCCTCCTGGACCTTGAAAGCCGATCTGGTCAGCGAATTCGTCTGCCGGCTGCTGCGGCACATGGACGCGGGCGGCTACCGGCAGACCACTCCGTGGCCGGACTCCACCGTGACGCCCGCACCGCTGCTGGACTTCCAAGCCGGGTACGTGCTGCGCGACATCGACCGATTCCCCAAAGCGGGCTCCCGGGCTCCGTGGCGGCTGGGCATGAGCTACGCCCACGACGTGCTCACCCTCCGCTACGGCCGCATCGATGACGGCACCATCCGCTTCACCCGCGGCGGCGCACCGCCCGACGATCACCACACCGTGGCATCGGGACACGACAACCGCCCGGCCACGGGTTCGGGCCGGGCATGA